From the genome of Devriesea agamarum, one region includes:
- a CDS encoding single-stranded DNA-binding protein yields MGIIRRAEGIQGNLTKKGIATGQTAKGMDWANFDLAVTRRARNEQGQWHDAGTDFYHVACYGALARHAVASLHGGDPVVVSGELSEQSRMVADAAGQPAIQTRQVIKADLVAPDLHMVDVQLNRSPAVENSPSESLQAREKMAADWSDVTVRQPGSAGPTAGM; encoded by the coding sequence ATGGGCATTATTCGTCGGGCCGAGGGTATTCAGGGAAACCTCACCAAGAAAGGAATCGCCACGGGACAAACCGCCAAGGGTATGGACTGGGCGAATTTCGATCTGGCGGTCACGCGCCGGGCTCGTAATGAGCAGGGGCAGTGGCATGATGCGGGCACAGATTTTTACCACGTTGCCTGCTACGGGGCGCTTGCCCGTCATGCTGTAGCCTCGCTGCACGGGGGAGATCCGGTGGTGGTCTCGGGGGAGTTATCTGAGCAGTCGCGCATGGTGGCAGATGCGGCGGGGCAACCGGCAATCCAAACGCGTCAGGTGATCAAGGCCGACCTGGTAGCCCCGGACCTACACATGGTAGATGTGCAGCTGAATAGGTCCCCCGCAGTAGAGAACTCCCCGTCAGAGTCGTTACAAGCAAGAGAAAAAATGGCCGCAGACTGGTCTGATGTGACAGTGCGGCAACCGGGATCGGCGGGCCCGACGGCGGGAATGTGA
- a CDS encoding type IV secretory system conjugative DNA transfer family protein, translating to MGKGTFTGSQRLVLVLVGGGILLMSGVMVCGQVGVAIACGAWPTRGGDAPTYLLGPLSYLMGVPLKRVLGSVPGCVPSPAWPLSTVVIGFMLVIVVVVMVLVRVERFQLSPAALRRTLLKRTEVIAGSGEVKATQGEAVTVDKGRRVRPSTKMVRSALPQQSAWFLGTSHGVKVWMSMEDPVLLIGPPRSGKGFGILTSLIAEAPGPVVTTSTRGDNMEATILARAKTGPVYVFDPECVLGRASTMRWSPIHGCEDGTVAKDRATALVMGTGLGGGDSANNMEFATKAIEILQALLHAAAVGGVSLSTLYLWTKNPDRAVQAVEILRTRSSFGWEDLLEATINLPVDKRQNVWFGVSSALTPVDVPDVRELFDPPACEQFDAEEFLKASGTLYLIGKPVSKKAGPGAGVLLGMILDDIVQAAHTLAMRSPEGRLDPPLALVLDEIANVYPWPNLPAVCSAGSGEGVDTVVVGQSLSQFRAKWGVEEAGEIWESCTRKLILGSGSSKKDLEECVALVGERRERQVRSSWGNRDESFSDDESYRPGITVDELRRLPKGMVLLVAGRARAMAVDLTAWTQRPIATLVQQSKAWHQAHPGRAGRSGPLGEVVPVEGVDDVTAA from the coding sequence ATGGGTAAGGGAACATTTACTGGGTCGCAACGCCTGGTGCTGGTGTTGGTTGGGGGAGGGATTCTCCTGATGAGTGGGGTGATGGTGTGTGGTCAGGTGGGGGTGGCGATCGCATGTGGAGCGTGGCCAACTCGCGGTGGGGACGCGCCCACTTATTTGCTGGGGCCTCTTTCGTACCTGATGGGGGTGCCATTAAAGCGGGTATTGGGGTCGGTGCCGGGGTGTGTGCCATCACCGGCCTGGCCGCTTTCTACGGTGGTGATCGGGTTCATGCTGGTGATCGTGGTGGTGGTGATGGTGCTGGTGCGAGTTGAGCGGTTTCAGTTAAGTCCGGCGGCGTTGCGTAGGACGTTGTTAAAGCGGACCGAGGTGATTGCCGGATCCGGTGAGGTCAAGGCGACTCAGGGGGAGGCGGTCACGGTGGACAAAGGCCGTCGGGTGCGTCCGTCCACGAAGATGGTGCGATCTGCGTTGCCTCAGCAGTCGGCGTGGTTTTTGGGGACCTCGCATGGGGTCAAGGTGTGGATGTCGATGGAGGATCCGGTGTTGTTGATCGGTCCGCCTCGCTCGGGTAAGGGGTTTGGGATTTTAACGTCGTTGATTGCGGAGGCGCCGGGGCCGGTGGTGACGACGTCAACGCGTGGAGACAATATGGAGGCCACGATTTTGGCCCGGGCGAAGACGGGGCCGGTGTATGTGTTTGATCCGGAGTGCGTGTTGGGGCGGGCTTCGACGATGCGCTGGTCCCCTATTCATGGGTGCGAGGACGGAACGGTGGCTAAGGATCGGGCGACAGCGTTGGTGATGGGCACGGGACTTGGGGGTGGGGACTCGGCTAACAATATGGAGTTTGCGACCAAGGCGATTGAGATTCTGCAGGCGTTGTTGCATGCGGCTGCGGTGGGTGGGGTCTCGTTATCGACGTTGTATTTATGGACGAAAAACCCTGATCGGGCGGTTCAAGCGGTGGAGATTTTACGTACCAGGTCATCGTTTGGGTGGGAGGATTTGTTAGAGGCGACGATAAATCTTCCGGTGGATAAACGTCAAAATGTGTGGTTTGGTGTGTCTTCGGCCTTGACGCCGGTGGATGTGCCGGACGTGCGGGAGCTTTTTGATCCACCGGCTTGTGAGCAGTTTGATGCGGAAGAGTTTTTGAAAGCCTCAGGGACCCTGTATTTGATTGGTAAACCGGTCTCGAAAAAGGCGGGGCCAGGTGCAGGGGTGTTGTTAGGGATGATTTTGGATGACATTGTGCAGGCTGCGCACACGTTGGCGATGCGCTCACCAGAGGGGCGTTTAGATCCGCCGTTGGCGTTGGTATTGGATGAGATCGCGAATGTGTATCCGTGGCCGAATCTTCCGGCGGTCTGTTCGGCAGGGTCGGGTGAGGGTGTAGATACGGTGGTGGTGGGGCAGTCGTTGTCTCAGTTTCGGGCGAAATGGGGTGTTGAGGAGGCTGGAGAGATCTGGGAGTCGTGTACCCGCAAGCTGATTTTGGGTTCGGGCTCATCTAAGAAGGATTTAGAGGAGTGTGTGGCGTTGGTGGGGGAGCGTCGTGAGCGTCAGGTGCGCTCATCCTGGGGGAATCGGGATGAGTCCTTTAGTGATGATGAGTCCTATCGTCCTGGGATCACGGTGGATGAGCTGCGACGCCTGCCGAAGGGCATGGTGTTGCTGGTGGCTGGTCGTGCCCGGGCGATGGCTGTTGATTTAACGGCGTGGACTCAGCGCCCGATCGCGACGTTGGTTCAGCAATCCAAAGCATGGCATCAAGCCCACCCTGGCCGGGCGGGTCGTTCTGGTCCGTTGGGTGAGGTGGTTCCGGTGGAGGGGGTGGATGATGTCACTGCGGCGTAA
- a CDS encoding TraC family protein — MNRMQVEVRLPGEKRRQARQRRREQPSEVFAPEVELQAHLETLPGPRRSLGMGRSGRVGVPAIRVSTKRLGHAIPFVAPTGTGARGAFIGDVEGGGRAYLDPWECFNQGWVSGNSTVVFGHVGQGKSATIKKWALGLYDLGRRVGVSSDPKSEWTKAAQVVPGAQCLRIGPGEAHVVNCMDAGARPTGMSTVEWDSLAFARRVEMTQSVMAALTNTGGLEDIHWFVIDEAVRYSSSQRVPVLPHVLDYLDRELPKATDSELRAAMTRLRYPLLRLLTGHYGSMFNGPSTVRLDENSRMVVFDTSALRGRDPAVVAATSMITSTWLDQIVRAQQGQFWMLVDEEGWAALRSARTVANRDERQRLAGEDGTAPVLIMHSIKDLEMVGLPDSPERNQARGLLAKAQIKIIHRPVNDDLPLLRESLDLTASECAAIQELVPGQALWKIGSRSMVITTRITRAEWEVIETNENRAG; from the coding sequence ATGAACCGGATGCAGGTTGAGGTGCGTTTGCCTGGGGAGAAGCGGCGTCAGGCTCGTCAGCGGCGTCGTGAGCAGCCGAGTGAGGTATTTGCGCCGGAGGTGGAGTTACAAGCTCATTTAGAGACACTTCCTGGGCCTCGCCGAAGTCTTGGGATGGGGCGCAGTGGGCGGGTGGGGGTGCCAGCGATCAGGGTGTCTACGAAACGGTTGGGGCATGCGATTCCGTTTGTGGCACCCACTGGAACGGGTGCGCGGGGCGCGTTTATCGGTGATGTGGAGGGTGGGGGTCGAGCGTATCTGGATCCGTGGGAGTGTTTTAACCAGGGCTGGGTGAGTGGAAACTCGACGGTCGTGTTTGGGCACGTGGGTCAGGGGAAATCCGCCACGATCAAGAAGTGGGCGCTGGGTCTGTATGACTTGGGTCGGCGGGTGGGGGTGTCCTCGGATCCGAAAAGTGAGTGGACGAAAGCGGCGCAGGTGGTCCCGGGTGCGCAGTGTCTTCGGATTGGACCGGGGGAAGCCCATGTGGTGAATTGCATGGATGCGGGGGCACGCCCTACCGGTATGTCGACGGTCGAATGGGATTCGTTGGCGTTTGCGCGTCGGGTGGAGATGACCCAGTCGGTGATGGCTGCGCTGACAAATACAGGTGGGTTAGAGGACATTCACTGGTTTGTGATTGATGAGGCGGTGCGGTATTCCTCCTCGCAGCGGGTTCCGGTGTTACCGCATGTGCTTGATTATTTGGATCGTGAGTTACCAAAAGCTACCGATTCTGAGTTGCGGGCGGCGATGACGCGTCTGCGGTATCCGTTGTTGCGGCTGCTCACGGGGCATTACGGGAGCATGTTTAACGGTCCGTCTACGGTGAGGCTGGATGAGAACTCGCGGATGGTGGTCTTTGATACCTCGGCGTTGCGGGGCCGGGATCCGGCGGTGGTGGCTGCAACCTCGATGATTACCTCGACCTGGCTGGATCAGATTGTGCGGGCTCAACAGGGCCAGTTTTGGATGTTGGTGGATGAGGAGGGATGGGCTGCGCTGCGTTCAGCGCGTACGGTGGCCAACCGGGATGAACGTCAACGTTTAGCGGGTGAAGATGGAACCGCCCCCGTGTTGATCATGCATTCGATCAAGGATTTAGAGATGGTGGGGCTGCCTGATTCCCCCGAGCGTAATCAGGCTCGTGGCCTTTTGGCTAAGGCCCAGATCAAAATCATCCACCGGCCGGTCAATGATGATCTTCCGCTGCTGCGGGAGTCCCTTGATCTGACTGCATCAGAGTGTGCAGCGATTCAAGAGCTTGTGCCTGGGCAAGCGTTGTGGAAGATCGGGAGTCGGTCGATGGTGATCACCACGCGTATTACTCGCGCGGAGTGGGAAGTCATTGAAACCAACGAAAACCGGGCCGGGTAA
- a CDS encoding SCO6880 family protein, giving the protein MDESSQASMVVFPRVERAGFMWGMDVPQFVTVCLGAVVFVIGAVVWGFPVVILVLLCVSVPLWCLALVRFRQRPLVDYLLVRSRWLGRSVAGHREWTVKPEAPVQVGQIQWPGAVGARMSVFASAWGDGAILWDAKSQCATAVVRCEMAGWALASESDKADRARAYGVFARSIQHHPALSRIQIIARSLVDEVGAADRYRSRTQEERGVTGSAWAEGVHAATMRGEFVTAKGEPLASVGAVSGALRSDALVAITLDASKAQRVIAQHGGGIRGMSYALGEEVRRIQDGLGSLGVMLGHWLTPTEVADVLREATDLEAMSMIAAQHASGERDAREFSGATPVLVEEREDIVWTGGGYHQVFWIQEWPRTKVAAGFLYKVITAPFPHCVCQVWHTVSAAKALRQIDDARMSSTSRDRVKEFFGRPRRVADDLSDQDVHDRELELAEGYADVRLVGYIVVSGASEAECRSNSEKLRGLVGHLDIMLLERQQWAAFCAAALPLGWGLGR; this is encoded by the coding sequence ATGGATGAGAGTTCACAGGCATCGATGGTGGTGTTTCCTCGGGTCGAGCGTGCCGGGTTTATGTGGGGGATGGATGTTCCCCAGTTCGTGACGGTGTGCCTTGGGGCTGTCGTGTTTGTTATCGGCGCGGTGGTGTGGGGTTTTCCCGTCGTGATTTTGGTGCTGCTGTGTGTATCGGTGCCGTTGTGGTGTCTGGCGTTGGTGCGTTTTCGTCAGCGTCCACTGGTGGATTATTTGCTGGTGCGTAGCCGGTGGCTGGGGCGGTCTGTGGCTGGGCATCGTGAATGGACGGTGAAGCCGGAGGCTCCTGTCCAGGTGGGGCAGATTCAATGGCCTGGGGCAGTGGGGGCCCGGATGAGCGTATTTGCATCGGCGTGGGGCGATGGCGCGATTTTGTGGGATGCGAAGTCTCAGTGTGCAACGGCGGTAGTGCGGTGTGAAATGGCCGGGTGGGCTTTGGCCTCTGAGAGCGATAAAGCTGATCGAGCTCGCGCGTACGGGGTGTTTGCACGCTCTATTCAGCATCACCCTGCGCTGAGCCGGATCCAGATTATTGCCAGGTCGCTGGTGGATGAGGTGGGGGCGGCGGATCGGTATCGGTCTCGCACGCAGGAGGAGCGAGGTGTGACAGGCTCGGCGTGGGCTGAGGGTGTGCATGCGGCCACGATGCGGGGTGAGTTTGTGACGGCTAAGGGGGAGCCTCTGGCCAGTGTGGGGGCGGTCAGTGGGGCGTTGCGCTCGGATGCGTTGGTGGCGATCACGCTGGATGCCTCGAAAGCGCAGCGGGTGATTGCTCAGCATGGTGGCGGTATACGGGGGATGAGTTATGCACTGGGGGAGGAGGTGCGTCGTATCCAGGATGGTCTTGGCAGCTTGGGGGTGATGTTGGGGCATTGGTTGACCCCGACAGAGGTGGCGGATGTATTGCGGGAGGCTACTGATCTGGAGGCGATGAGCATGATCGCGGCTCAGCACGCTTCGGGGGAGCGGGATGCGCGCGAGTTTTCGGGGGCTACCCCAGTGTTGGTGGAAGAACGTGAGGACATTGTGTGGACGGGCGGGGGTTATCACCAGGTGTTTTGGATTCAGGAGTGGCCGCGAACGAAGGTGGCGGCTGGGTTTTTGTACAAGGTGATTACGGCGCCGTTTCCGCACTGTGTCTGCCAGGTGTGGCACACAGTTTCGGCGGCGAAGGCGTTGCGTCAGATTGATGATGCTCGGATGTCGTCAACGTCGCGGGATCGGGTGAAGGAGTTTTTCGGGCGACCGCGCCGGGTCGCAGATGACTTGTCGGATCAGGATGTGCATGATCGTGAGCTTGAGTTGGCGGAGGGGTATGCGGATGTGCGGCTGGTGGGGTACATCGTGGTCTCGGGGGCCAGTGAGGCGGAGTGTCGATCGAACTCGGAGAAGTTACGGGGCCTGGTGGGGCATTTGGACATCATGTTGTTAGAGCGTCAGCAGTGGGCGGCGTTTTGTGCGGCTGCGTTGCCGTTGGGGTGGGGGCTTGGGCGATGA